One region of Parerythrobacter jejuensis genomic DNA includes:
- a CDS encoding GNAT family N-acetyltransferase: protein MSDPALQPTPIHFTLGSRRLLSVPRTLTPLRFSLEDILKGETPDLAHASDESDGLRILSAPQALVARLEARFPDHIKGGYEAYRRHYIAMDGSYEDYLARFSGKTRSTLRRKQRKLAKLSGGELAITEHRSPAEIEAFLDAALPLSEKTYQTRLLDAGLPCDDVSRTEFLAQAEAGELRCFLLHYDGAPVAYLTLPIEGETLVYAYLGYDPDHASLSVGTVLQMEALERLFAEQRFRYFDFTEGEGAHKAMFGTDNVECASFLLLRRTLSNRLLLSARDGFDGTIARAKALAAKSGALGSTRKFLRA from the coding sequence ATGAGCGACCCCGCCCTCCAGCCAACGCCGATCCACTTCACCCTCGGCTCGCGCCGGCTGCTGTCCGTTCCACGCACCCTGACTCCGCTGCGATTCTCGCTTGAAGACATTTTGAAGGGCGAAACGCCCGACCTGGCGCATGCGTCTGACGAATCCGATGGGCTGCGCATCCTTTCAGCGCCGCAAGCGCTCGTTGCCCGACTCGAGGCACGCTTCCCCGACCACATCAAGGGCGGCTACGAAGCCTATCGACGCCATTACATCGCGATGGACGGCAGCTATGAAGACTACCTCGCGCGGTTTTCGGGCAAGACCCGCTCCACACTGCGTCGCAAGCAACGCAAGCTTGCCAAGCTGAGCGGCGGCGAGCTGGCCATTACTGAGCATCGCAGTCCAGCCGAGATCGAGGCGTTTCTTGATGCCGCCTTGCCCTTGTCCGAGAAGACCTACCAGACGCGATTGCTGGATGCCGGCCTGCCCTGCGATGACGTAAGTCGCACCGAGTTTCTTGCCCAGGCCGAGGCGGGTGAACTGCGCTGCTTCCTCCTCCATTATGATGGCGCACCGGTTGCCTATCTGACCCTGCCGATCGAAGGCGAAACACTGGTCTATGCCTATCTTGGCTATGACCCGGACCATGCCAGTCTCTCGGTCGGGACCGTACTCCAGATGGAGGCGCTCGAACGCCTGTTTGCCGAGCAGCGTTTCCGCTATTTCGATTTCACCGAGGGTGAAGGCGCACACAAGGCGATGTTCGGTACCGACAATGTCGAATGCGCTTCCTTCCTGCTGCTACGACGCACTTTGTCCAATCGCTTGCTCCTGTCGGCCCGGGACGGTTTCGACGGCACGATTGCCAGGGCGAAGGCGCTGGCCGCAAAAAGCGGAGCGCTTGGTTCTACCCGCAAATTTCTGCGCGCCTGA
- the rplK gene encoding 50S ribosomal protein L11 produces the protein MAKKIEGYIKLQVPAGTANPSPPIGPALGQRGVNIMEFCKAFNAATQDLEKNAPIPTTITVYADRSFTFTFKSPPASYMIKKAAKLKSGSSEPGKVVAGSIKQSQVKEIAEAKMADLNANDVDQAMKIIEGSVRSMGLEVVEG, from the coding sequence GTGGCCAAGAAGATTGAAGGCTATATCAAGCTGCAAGTGCCCGCGGGTACTGCAAACCCGTCCCCGCCGATCGGCCCTGCGCTGGGTCAGCGCGGCGTGAACATCATGGAATTCTGCAAGGCGTTCAACGCCGCCACGCAGGACCTGGAAAAGAACGCCCCGATCCCGACAACGATCACCGTTTACGCGGACCGTTCGTTCACGTTCACCTTCAAGAGCCCGCCGGCCTCTTATATGATCAAGAAAGCGGCCAAGCTGAAGTCGGGCTCGAGCGAGCCGGGCAAGGTTGTCGCTGGTTCGATCAAGCAGAGCCAGGTGAAAGAGATCGCCGAAGCCAAGATGGCCGATCTCAACGCAAATGATGTCGATCAGGCCATGAAGATCATCGAAGGCTCCGTGCGTTCGATGGGCCTCGAAGTGGTGGAGGGCTGA
- a CDS encoding DUF192 domain-containing protein encodes MGTRSLRLRHCAALLGAGLLLACSPQAGAEAAAQAERETTAERHPVSGLRIVPLTVESGDTVHRFKAEVANTPEAQARGLMFRTELGPDEAMIFPRDGTESARFWMKNTPLPLDIIFIGPNGRISNIAAMTTPYSLDGVESEGVVTGVLELVGGRAAELGISPGDKVEW; translated from the coding sequence ATGGGTACGCGAAGCCTTCGATTGAGACATTGCGCCGCGTTGCTTGGTGCGGGGTTACTGCTGGCCTGTTCGCCGCAGGCCGGTGCAGAAGCAGCAGCACAGGCCGAAAGAGAGACCACGGCGGAACGCCACCCTGTCTCGGGCTTGCGCATTGTGCCGCTGACGGTCGAGAGCGGGGATACAGTGCACCGCTTCAAGGCCGAAGTGGCCAATACGCCAGAAGCCCAGGCGCGCGGCCTGATGTTCCGCACCGAACTGGGGCCGGACGAGGCGATGATCTTTCCGCGCGATGGCACCGAGAGCGCCCGGTTCTGGATGAAGAACACCCCGTTGCCGCTAGATATCATCTTCATCGGCCCGAATGGCCGGATCTCCAACATCGCCGCGATGACGACGCCCTATTCGCTCGACGGGGTGGAATCCGAAGGTGTCGTGACAGGCGTGTTGGAGCTGGTTGGTGGCCGTGCTGCGGAGCTGGGAATTAGCCCCGGTGACAAGGTGGAATGGTAA
- a CDS encoding ABA4-like family protein — MTSPEQIFGWAGQAAMIGWLILIFLPRRWPQLLWLPRFIIPFGLSLLYAGLAMAHFFTIEGGGYGSLDEVAALLGNREMLLAGWVHYLAFDLFVGGWIAVEADKVGLSRVIQAPILVATFMFGPVGLALFLAMRAGYFRKQEAAS, encoded by the coding sequence ATGACTTCACCAGAACAGATTTTCGGTTGGGCTGGGCAGGCGGCCATGATCGGGTGGCTCATCCTGATCTTCCTGCCACGGCGTTGGCCACAGCTGCTGTGGTTGCCGCGCTTCATCATCCCGTTTGGCCTGAGCCTTCTTTATGCCGGCCTCGCGATGGCTCACTTTTTCACCATCGAGGGCGGTGGCTATGGCTCGCTGGACGAAGTTGCGGCCTTGCTCGGCAATCGGGAGATGCTGCTGGCCGGATGGGTTCATTATCTCGCTTTCGACCTGTTCGTAGGCGGATGGATCGCTGTCGAGGCCGACAAAGTCGGGCTCAGCAGGGTCATTCAGGCACCTATCCTGGTAGCAACCTTCATGTTCGGACCGGTTGGCCTGGCCCTGTTTCTGGCCATGCGCGCTGGCTATTTTCGCAAGCAGGAGGCCGCATCATGA
- the nusG gene encoding transcription termination/antitermination protein NusG codes for MARWYIIHAYSGFENKVKEAIISEADRLGLSDGVEEVEVPTETVTEVKRGKKVQVERKFMPGYVLAKLKMTDDIYHLVKNTPKVTGFLGNNNKPQAISEKEAARYFGGVEEAKAAPKKDIHVDYEIGDQVKVLDGPFASFNGVVEELDFDKAKVKVSVSIFGRATPVELDFEQVELVK; via the coding sequence ATGGCACGCTGGTATATCATCCACGCCTATTCCGGATTCGAGAACAAGGTGAAGGAAGCGATCATTTCCGAGGCCGATCGCCTCGGCCTGTCTGACGGTGTGGAAGAGGTGGAAGTTCCCACCGAGACTGTCACCGAAGTCAAGCGCGGCAAGAAGGTCCAGGTCGAGCGCAAGTTCATGCCCGGCTATGTCCTCGCCAAGCTGAAGATGACCGACGATATCTATCACCTGGTCAAGAACACGCCCAAGGTGACCGGTTTCCTCGGCAACAACAACAAGCCGCAGGCGATCAGCGAGAAAGAAGCTGCACGCTATTTCGGCGGAGTCGAGGAAGCGAAAGCTGCACCCAAGAAAGACATCCATGTCGACTACGAAATCGGCGACCAGGTCAAGGTCCTCGACGGTCCCTTCGCCAGCTTCAACGGCGTGGTGGAAGAGCTCGATTTCGACAAGGCCAAGGTCAAGGTTTCGGTCTCGATCTTCGGTCGCGCCACTCCGGTGGAACTGGATTTCGAACAGGTCGAACTGGTCAAGTAA
- a CDS encoding alanine/glycine:cation symporter family protein produces MAAAEAESTSLIDRVTNISDFIWGGTWNGEPLPWLSIAGQPIPPMTLILLGIGLWIMVGLKFYPIRKLGSAFAGLFKGRKSEGDGEISPFAALSTALSGQVGTGNLAGVATAIALGGPGAIFWMWITALVGMALAFAEGSLAIRYREKTSDGVYRGGPMSYIMMGLGRKYTWLAILFCLGTLFSALVTGNSIQANAVADGLNELFGIEEWLGGLIVAVLVFVVIIGGIKSIGGVAEKIIPFMAAAYIVMAVIALILNISDIPATFGLIFHGAFNAQAATGGFLGAAIMLAIRAGVARGLFSNEAGQGSTPIAHAVAQTNDPEQQGRMAMLGTFIDTIVICTMTALVILTVQGDFTGGGVAVEHAWNSDLEGFAMTSGAFAAAFPVTIGTIPIGTLIASTALILFVFTTLLTWSYYGERAITFIYDRVPGSTRGGEKVLHMIWRVLWCVVIYIGASQDLTLVWRLGDISNAAMALPNLLALALLSGVVFKLAQGDKTAGPTHTADTPEEPEEY; encoded by the coding sequence ATGGCCGCTGCAGAAGCCGAGTCGACAAGTTTGATCGACCGCGTAACCAATATTTCCGATTTCATCTGGGGGGGCACCTGGAACGGGGAGCCGCTGCCATGGCTTTCGATTGCCGGGCAACCGATCCCACCCATGACCCTGATCCTGCTGGGCATCGGCCTGTGGATCATGGTCGGTTTGAAATTCTATCCGATCCGCAAGCTGGGCAGCGCTTTTGCCGGCCTGTTCAAAGGGCGCAAGAGCGAAGGCGACGGCGAAATCTCGCCCTTCGCCGCGCTCTCGACGGCACTTTCCGGCCAGGTCGGCACCGGTAACCTAGCGGGTGTGGCCACTGCCATCGCGCTGGGCGGCCCGGGCGCGATCTTCTGGATGTGGATTACCGCGTTGGTCGGCATGGCGCTGGCCTTCGCCGAAGGCTCATTGGCGATCCGCTATCGCGAAAAGACTTCCGACGGTGTCTATCGCGGCGGCCCGATGAGCTACATCATGATGGGCCTGGGCCGGAAATACACCTGGCTTGCCATCCTGTTCTGCCTCGGCACGCTATTTTCCGCGCTTGTCACCGGCAACTCGATCCAGGCCAATGCGGTGGCCGACGGGCTCAACGAACTGTTCGGCATCGAAGAATGGCTCGGCGGGCTGATCGTCGCCGTGCTGGTCTTTGTCGTCATCATCGGCGGGATCAAATCGATCGGCGGCGTGGCGGAGAAGATCATTCCGTTCATGGCGGCTGCCTATATCGTGATGGCGGTGATCGCACTGATCCTGAACATCTCGGACATTCCCGCCACGTTCGGCCTGATCTTTCATGGTGCGTTCAACGCGCAGGCTGCCACGGGCGGTTTCCTGGGGGCCGCGATCATGCTGGCGATCCGGGCCGGTGTCGCGCGCGGTCTGTTCTCCAACGAAGCAGGCCAGGGCTCGACTCCGATTGCCCACGCCGTGGCACAGACCAACGATCCGGAGCAGCAGGGCCGCATGGCCATGCTGGGCACCTTCATCGATACGATCGTGATCTGCACCATGACGGCGCTGGTGATCCTGACCGTGCAAGGTGACTTCACCGGGGGCGGTGTCGCAGTGGAGCATGCCTGGAATTCCGATCTGGAAGGCTTCGCCATGACCAGCGGCGCCTTTGCCGCGGCCTTCCCGGTCACCATCGGCACTATCCCCATCGGCACGCTGATCGCCTCGACCGCGCTGATCCTGTTCGTGTTCACCACGCTGCTGACTTGGAGCTATTACGGCGAACGCGCGATCACCTTCATTTATGACCGCGTGCCGGGATCGACCCGCGGCGGTGAGAAGGTGTTGCACATGATCTGGCGCGTGCTGTGGTGCGTGGTGATCTATATCGGGGCGTCGCAGGATCTGACGCTAGTCTGGCGCCTCGGCGACATTTCGAACGCGGCCATGGCCTTGCCCAACTTGCTGGCCCTCGCCCTGCTTTCCGGCGTGGTGTTCAAGCTGGCCCAGGGTGACAAGACAGCCGGCCCGACGCACACCGCCGATACGCCCGAAGAGCCGGAGGAATATTAA
- a CDS encoding DUF2155 domain-containing protein has translation MRKAPLSLPVAGLALALAACGAEAPAPEAVETEVPEELQSAPAEPAEPVEAGEGTPMEDRVATIGLLNKRNNISQDLDMKPGESRRIGDVIVRMSACERTAPWEMPQETGAFVQVLVEGKGDSEGEWEKVFSGWLFKRAPSLNVVEHPVYDVWVKECAMRFPGEPSAPASETSSDSEA, from the coding sequence ATGCGCAAGGCGCCTTTGTCTTTGCCGGTCGCTGGACTGGCGCTTGCCCTGGCCGCCTGCGGCGCGGAGGCGCCTGCGCCGGAAGCTGTCGAGACCGAAGTCCCTGAAGAATTGCAGAGCGCGCCTGCGGAACCGGCCGAGCCGGTGGAAGCCGGAGAGGGCACGCCGATGGAAGACCGGGTCGCGACGATCGGCCTGCTCAACAAGCGCAACAATATCTCGCAAGACCTCGACATGAAGCCGGGCGAATCGCGGCGCATCGGTGATGTCATAGTGCGGATGTCGGCTTGCGAGCGCACTGCGCCATGGGAAATGCCACAGGAGACCGGTGCCTTTGTCCAAGTGCTGGTGGAAGGCAAAGGCGACAGCGAGGGCGAGTGGGAGAAGGTCTTTTCCGGCTGGCTGTTCAAGCGCGCGCCGAGCCTGAATGTGGTCGAACACCCGGTCTATGATGTCTGGGTCAAGGAATGCGCAATGCGCTTTCCCGGCGAACCGTCCGCGCCCGCCAGTGAAACCTCCTCCGACAGCGAGGCATAG
- the secE gene encoding preprotein translocase subunit SecE, whose product MKEARAAMAEQTPKKKTSPGEFVRQVRTETSKVVWPTRQETVTTAIFVGIMVIILSLFFLAIDSAFGAVVRWLLTLA is encoded by the coding sequence ATGAAAGAAGCGAGAGCGGCTATGGCCGAACAGACACCCAAGAAGAAGACATCCCCCGGCGAATTCGTCCGCCAGGTCCGTACCGAGACTTCGAAAGTTGTCTGGCCGACGCGTCAGGAAACGGTGACGACGGCGATCTTCGTGGGCATCATGGTGATCATCCTCTCGCTCTTCTTCCTCGCCATCGATTCGGCCTTCGGCGCAGTGGTGCGCTGGCTGCTGACGCTGGCCTGA
- the aat gene encoding leucyl/phenylalanyl-tRNA--protein transferase, which produces MHAPRPQSSSATIPADLLLLAYRNGIFPMADSRKDQEIFWVEPRERATIPIGGFRMSRSLARTIRQDRFSVTCDRAFDEVVEGCAEPRPDHPESWISQRIAASYAALHKAGHAHSIECWDGNNLVGGVYGVSFDKVFCGESMFSRRRDASKVALAWLLALLERAGCELFDCQFMTDHLASLGAVAMSQSDYLARVAAASGPQPLSLPEAYASLSEEVSLAGADGSPGKRIAHSLTQTS; this is translated from the coding sequence ATGCATGCGCCGCGCCCCCAATCCTCGTCAGCCACGATCCCGGCCGACCTGTTGTTGTTGGCCTATCGCAACGGTATTTTCCCGATGGCCGACAGCCGCAAGGACCAGGAGATTTTCTGGGTCGAACCGCGCGAGCGTGCGACCATTCCGATCGGCGGCTTCCGCATGTCCCGTTCGCTCGCCCGCACGATCCGCCAAGACCGTTTCTCGGTGACTTGCGATCGGGCGTTTGACGAAGTCGTGGAAGGCTGCGCCGAGCCTCGTCCCGATCATCCCGAAAGCTGGATCAGCCAGCGCATCGCCGCCAGCTACGCCGCACTGCACAAGGCCGGCCACGCCCATTCCATCGAATGCTGGGACGGCAACAATCTGGTCGGCGGGGTCTATGGCGTGTCCTTCGACAAGGTGTTCTGCGGGGAAAGCATGTTCAGCCGGCGACGCGATGCTTCCAAAGTCGCACTTGCCTGGCTCCTGGCCCTGCTGGAACGGGCGGGATGCGAGCTGTTCGATTGCCAGTTCATGACTGACCATCTTGCCTCGCTGGGGGCGGTCGCCATGAGCCAATCCGATTATCTTGCCAGGGTTGCCGCCGCATCGGGACCGCAACCGCTCAGCCTGCCGGAAGCCTATGCCTCGCTGTCGGAGGAGGTTTCACTGGCGGGCGCGGACGGTTCGCCGGGAAAGCGCATTGCGCATTCCTTGACCCAGACATCATAG
- a CDS encoding NADH:ubiquinone oxidoreductase subunit NDUFA12, translating to MSILGKIFTWWDGATITTHLFTARNGEHVGTDVQGNKYYRSKPKEGQRERRWVIYDGANDSSRVPAEWHGWLHGSFEDVPESFLPPPRIWEVDYTPNATGTAQAYRPQGALERGGKRAAALGDYEAWSPGD from the coding sequence ATGAGTATTCTCGGAAAGATTTTCACCTGGTGGGACGGCGCGACCATCACCACACACTTGTTCACCGCGCGCAATGGTGAGCATGTCGGCACCGATGTGCAGGGCAACAAGTATTATCGCTCCAAGCCCAAGGAAGGCCAGCGAGAGCGGCGCTGGGTGATCTATGACGGCGCCAATGACTCGAGCCGGGTCCCGGCTGAATGGCATGGCTGGCTGCACGGCTCGTTCGAGGATGTTCCAGAGAGCTTCTTGCCGCCCCCCAGGATCTGGGAAGTCGATTACACTCCCAATGCTACCGGCACCGCACAGGCCTATCGTCCCCAAGGTGCGCTGGAACGCGGCGGCAAACGGGCCGCAGCTCTCGGGGATTACGAGGCGTGGAGCCCGGGCGACTGA
- the rplA gene encoding 50S ribosomal protein L1, which produces MAITKKQKAVAEKVDREKLYSFDEALGVLREFASGKFDETVELAMNLGVDPRHADQMVRGMVSLPAGTGKNVKVAVFAKGDNAEKATAAGADKVGAEDLMEDMQAGNLDYDRVIATPDMMGVVGRLGKVLGPKGLMPNPKLGTVTPNVEQAVKDAKGGQVEYRVEKMGIIHTGIGKMSFKDADLKANFTKMTEAVVKAKPSGAKGKYVKKVSLTSSMGPGLKIDVSDIEGA; this is translated from the coding sequence ATGGCTATTACCAAGAAGCAGAAGGCAGTGGCCGAGAAGGTCGATCGCGAGAAGCTTTACAGCTTTGACGAGGCCCTGGGTGTGCTGCGCGAATTCGCCAGCGGCAAGTTTGACGAAACCGTCGAACTGGCCATGAACCTGGGCGTCGATCCGCGCCACGCCGACCAGATGGTCCGTGGCATGGTGTCGCTGCCGGCAGGTACCGGCAAGAACGTGAAAGTCGCTGTGTTCGCCAAGGGCGACAATGCCGAGAAGGCTACAGCTGCCGGTGCTGACAAGGTTGGCGCTGAAGACCTGATGGAAGACATGCAGGCCGGCAATCTCGATTATGACCGCGTGATCGCCACGCCGGACATGATGGGTGTTGTGGGTCGTCTCGGTAAAGTGCTGGGTCCGAAGGGCCTGATGCCGAACCCGAAGCTGGGCACTGTTACGCCGAATGTGGAGCAGGCCGTAAAGGACGCCAAGGGCGGCCAGGTCGAATACCGTGTCGAGAAGATGGGTATCATCCATACCGGTATCGGCAAGATGAGCTTCAAGGACGCAGATCTGAAAGCCAACTTCACCAAGATGACCGAAGCTGTCGTCAAGGCGAAGCCTTCGGGTGCCAAGGGCAAATATGTGAAGAAGGTCTCGCTGACCTCTTCCATGGGCCCGGGCCTGAAGATCGATGTCAGCGACATCGAGGGCGCATGA